In the Deltaproteobacteria bacterium genome, GCGTTTCCGGCGTCAGGACCTCGGTCGTCGCCCCCTGGCAGACTATCGAGCGGTTCAGGCAGATGACGCGGTCGGCATGGCGCGTGACAACGGAAAGGTCGTGCGATACCAGCAGGAGGCTGAATCGGGATTCCCGGTGGATCTGGTCGAGGAAATCGCAGAAGAGTTCCTCCCCGGAAACGTCCACTCCGGAAACGGGCTCGTCGAGCAGCAGTATGTCGGGATTGTCCCGAAGCGCCAGCGCGAGAAGAACCCGCTGGAGTTCCCCGCCGGAGAGTTTTCCAAGGGGACGATCGAGAAGGTGGGCCGCCCCGCCCTTCGCAAGCGCGGCCTCCGCATCGGCCCGGGATTTCCGGGAGCAACCGAGAAAAACGGGAATCCTTTGGGACGAAAGGGCGAAGAAATCCCGAACCGACATCGGCGCATTCCGGTCGAGATCGATCCGCTGGGGGACATAGCCGATATTCGGCTCTCCGTGTCCGTGCTCCTCGGCGCGGCAGAACTTTATCTCTCCCGTGTAGGGCACTAGTCCGAGGATCGCCAGCAGCAGCGTCGTCTTTCCCGCGCCGTTGGGGCCTATCAGGGCCGTCACCTCTCCGCAGCGTATGTCTGCGTCTATTCCGGAGAGGATCTCCCTTCCGCCTGCGCGGACCGACAGGTTCCGTATCTCGAGCTTATGGAAACGGGAATGGCGGCTCATCTCGTCCCCAGGGCTTCCTTGAGCGTGCGCAGGTTTTGCCTCATGACGGTTTCATAGGTGGAGGGATCGGCGGACCCCGTCGATACCGGATCCAGAGCGTGCGACGGCACACCGGCCTCCGCGGCGATCATGTCGGCAAGCCTTTTCGGGTACTGCGGCTCCCAGAAGACCGCCGCCGCCCCTTTTC is a window encoding:
- a CDS encoding metal ABC transporter ATP-binding protein, coding for MSRHSRFHKLEIRNLSVRAGGREILSGIDADIRCGEVTALIGPNGAGKTTLLLAILGLVPYTGEIKFCRAEEHGHGEPNIGYVPQRIDLDRNAPMSVRDFFALSSQRIPVFLGCSRKSRADAEAALAKGGAAHLLDRPLGKLSGGELQRVLLALALRDNPDILLLDEPVSGVDVSGEELFCDFLDQIHRESRFSLLLVSHDLSVVTRHADRVICLNRSIVCQGATTEVLTPETLNAMYGSGAHLFSHGPADGHGHIHGGKEE